The Natrinema caseinilyticum genomic sequence GAGGAACGTGGCGGCGCGCTCGCAGACGTCGGGGTCGACCCCGAGTTCCGCGCCGAAGTCGGCCGCGAGGATCGCCGTGCCCTCGAGACCCGCTGCCTTGGTGAGCACGATCGCATCGCCGACCTCCGCACCCGCGGTCGGGACGAATCGATCGGTCGTTCCCATCGCCGTCAGGGAGAGCAGCGGGCGCTCGAGCTGGTCGACGTATTCCGAGTGGCCGCCGACGATCGACGCGCCGACGCGGCGAGCGGCCGCATCGAGATCGCCGGTGATCGATTCGATATCGCTCTCGTCGGCTCCGCCGGGGAGCAACACGACCGCCGTCAGCCATCGCGGATCGGCTCCCGAAACCGCGACGTCGTTCGTCGCGACGGAGACGCCGAGGTCTCCGACCTGCGAGGCGGCCAACGAGATCGGGTCGGAGCTGACCACGAGCGTGCCGTCGCCGTCCGGCCAGTCGATCGCGGCGGCGTCTTCGCCGTCAGCGGGCCCCTGCAGTACCGTCTCGTCGAACTCGGTCGCCCCCGTCCGGTCGAAGACGTGTGCGAGCAGGTCGTCCGGACTCACCTTGCCGGGCATACCACGAACTGGGACGATCCACGGCTTGTACCTGTCGAAGAATCGACCGTCGATTGCGATCGGATGCCGTCGGGAACGCCGCGAGGGTTCGGTTCGTCCCGATGGATCGTTCCGAGCCGGATTCACAGTCGGACCGGCGAGACCGCTCAGTTGGTCGGCGCCACTGCCTCCATCGTCTGTCGGACTTGCTCCTCGTTGGCACCCCGCGGGAAGCTAACGGCGATGGCGTCGATGCCGTCGACCGCCTCGTAGCGCTCGAGCGTCTCCCGAACCGTTTCCGGTTCGCCCGCGGCACAGAGGTCGTCCAAAATGTGCTCCTCGACCAGTTCCAGGGCGCGCTCGCGGTCGCCCTCCTGCCAGGCGTCGTAGATGTCCACCGCCTCGTCGTAGCCCTGTCGCTCGAGTGCGTCCCGGTAGAACGTTCCCATCCCACCGATGTAGAACCCGATGTGCTGACGGGTCAGCGCGCGGGCCTCCTCGGGGTCGGAGAGCGCACAGCAGGTTACCCCCGCGGTGACCTGGACCTCGTCCGGATCGCGGTCGCCGAGTTCGGCGCCGCGCTCGACGTCTTCGATCCGATCTCTCATCCCGTCGGGGGTGAGCATGATACCGTGCCAGCCGTCGGAAAACCGACCGGCGAGTTCGACGGCTTTCGGACCCATCCCGGTGACCTCGACGGGGGGCACCGTCTCCGGCGGCTCACAGCGCAGCCGGAACCCGGACAGGTCGAAATCGTCGCCGTCGTAATCGACGGTCTCGCCCGAAAGGACCTGCTGGACGATTTCGACCGTTTCGCGCGTTCGCCTGAGGGGATTTCCGTACTCCATCCCGTGCCAGTTTTCGATCACGATGGGGCCGCTCGGACCGAGTCCGAGTCGGAAGCGGCCGTCCGAAAGTTCCTGGAGCGTCGCCGCCGTCTGGCCCAGCAGCGCTGGCGACCGCGAATAGGTATTGAGAATGCTCGAGCCGATATCGATCGACTCCGTTCGTTCGGCCATCGCCGAAAGCACTGTGACGCCGTCACGACCCCACGTCTCCGGAAGCCACGCGCAGTCGTAGCCGGCCGCTTCGGCCGTCCGCGTGTAGTCTGCGATCGAGTCGATCGTCGGCTGGGCAGCGACCGGTAAGTGGACATCTCTGTCAGTCATCGTCTTCCACAGATGGAGCGCCACCTTTTGGCTGTATGGGAACCGGAGGCACGGAGTATACCGTTTATCCTCCATCTGCCTGGCTCGCGCGATGGGAACCGCACGAAATGATTTTAGACCTCGAGGTCTTCGCCGATCTGCGGGACGCCGCGGACCGTGATGGTTTCGCCGACGACGTACGACGAGGCGGGACTCGAGAGGAACTGTGCGACGTCGGCGATTTCGTCGACGGTTCCGATCCGGCGGGCGACCTCCTCGCGGTCGATGGCGTCCGCGGAGACGCCCATCTGGCTCTCGACGCCCGGCGTCGCGACGTACCCCGGCGCGATGCAGTTGACGCGGACGTCGTCGCCGGCCCACTCGTTGGAGAGGCTGGTCGTGAAGTTGATGACGGCCGCCTTCGCCGCGCCGTAGGGACTCATGAGTGGCGAACCGTCTTGGCCGGCCACGCTGGCCAGGTTGATCACGGACCCGCCGCCGTCTTTCAGGTACTCGGCCGCGGCGTGGGTACAGTGGTAGGTACCCGTGACGTTGATGTCGATGATCGTCTGCCAGCCGTTCGGCGAGATATCGTCGAAATCGGCCATGAACGACGCGCCCGCGTTGTTGACGAGGACGTCGAGACCGCCGAACTCCTCGACGGTGGCTTCGACGAGCGCGTCGACCGCATCGCGGTCCGTGACGTCGCACTCGACCGCCAGAGCCCGGCCGGGACGGTCGCTGTCGTTGATTTCCGCGGCGACCGGATCGACGTTCTCCTGTGCTCGCGAGCAGACGACGACGTCCACGCCGTCGTCGGCGAACCGCTCGGCGATCGCCTTCCCGATCCCGCTCGAGGACCCCGTAACGAGCGCGACGTCGC encodes the following:
- a CDS encoding AIR synthase family protein, whose product is MPGKVSPDDLLAHVFDRTGATEFDETVLQGPADGEDAAAIDWPDGDGTLVVSSDPISLAASQVGDLGVSVATNDVAVSGADPRWLTAVVLLPGGADESDIESITGDLDAAARRVGASIVGGHSEYVDQLERPLLSLTAMGTTDRFVPTAGAEVGDAIVLTKAAGLEGTAILAADFGAELGVDPDVCERAATFLEEISVVPDARVVREYATAMHDPTEGGVAAGLLEVARASNVRLEVDRDAVAIREETERLCEAAGVDPMRIFGSGALIATVPADELDDCLASLEETGLEAAEIGTVRELDGEGPELLLGTDSITEPVEDDLYPLWEAADEED
- a CDS encoding TIGR04024 family LLM class F420-dependent oxidoreductase encodes the protein MTDRDVHLPVAAQPTIDSIADYTRTAEAAGYDCAWLPETWGRDGVTVLSAMAERTESIDIGSSILNTYSRSPALLGQTAATLQELSDGRFRLGLGPSGPIVIENWHGMEYGNPLRRTRETVEIVQQVLSGETVDYDGDDFDLSGFRLRCEPPETVPPVEVTGMGPKAVELAGRFSDGWHGIMLTPDGMRDRIEDVERGAELGDRDPDEVQVTAGVTCCALSDPEEARALTRQHIGFYIGGMGTFYRDALERQGYDEAVDIYDAWQEGDRERALELVEEHILDDLCAAGEPETVRETLERYEAVDGIDAIAVSFPRGANEEQVRQTMEAVAPTN
- a CDS encoding SDR family NAD(P)-dependent oxidoreductase gives rise to the protein MSTRQFSVDGDVALVTGSSSGIGKAIAERFADDGVDVVVCSRAQENVDPVAAEINDSDRPGRALAVECDVTDRDAVDALVEATVEEFGGLDVLVNNAGASFMADFDDISPNGWQTIIDINVTGTYHCTHAAAEYLKDGGGSVINLASVAGQDGSPLMSPYGAAKAAVINFTTSLSNEWAGDDVRVNCIAPGYVATPGVESQMGVSADAIDREEVARRIGTVDEIADVAQFLSSPASSYVVGETITVRGVPQIGEDLEV